gatcatgtccttaaggggttaaactgtgtgAAAGTATTGTATTATATTTTTTGCATTAGGGCCATGTGTGTAGTAAGTAGTTTGTGTGCATAACACAGGCATTGTAGTGAGATTTTACTGTCAGGATCCCAGACACTGAGCATGCAGcgttgtcataattaacctttgtagtactttactaagagagaagcctcacacatgctgtagactctTTGGGGGTTGTTACAATATGTAAACAGAAGAGATTGGAAGCATGCATTGAATAATAATTACATACCCGATTGATGAGGCTAGGACGCCCTTTGAgtgtcacctaaattaagtgattacttcaaCAACTGGCCTGCTCTATGGGGTCACAGACCCTGAGGGCACTTTGTGTAGGTGGAAACACTGCTGCCATCTATAAACCTGCATTGTTAGCTGTTTAGCTCCAAAGGGAATGGCTGGGCTCCCTATTTTGTTCCCTGTGACCCCCATAAGATCTACACATAAGATATCTGGTGCCGAAAACAATCCTATAGACCAGAAGGGAACAGGGACATCAAGGGCGCAGCCCAAAGTGGAGTCAAACAAGTTCCCAGAGATTAGGCTATACACATAGTATATATTACACCATAAGGACCACAGATCCAGAGTTGTGGAGGGATTGTCAGGACTGGACTCTCCTCAGGATCTATAGATAACCacgggtccgctgctcaggattcCCACCAGTCAGTTATTCACAGGGCCTGCTGTCATTGCAGGGGCCTGGGggataatgcaggcacagctcccattaatttcagtgggagctgtgcctgtattaCCAGGCAGGGAGCTGTCAGCTTCCGGTTGTGTCCACAGCAATAGTGGGCTTGATATTAGCTGATCAGCAgcgatcctgagtggcagacccccgttagatcatcaatagttaattatcttaaggctaggtcatcaatagtaaaatcctggaaaacccctttaagaggtttatATTGTCTGGCCCCAACTGAGACGGACATTGGAGGCCAGACAAGGACAGCACCCTGTCTATTTCCATCTCGGCCAACTCCTGACAATGCTGACAGACAGCTCATCCGCTAGAGAAGCCAGTAGACCGGACTTTCCTCATAATGCTTCTCCCAAGGTCCTTTTCAGCTGGATGCCAGGCATAGTATACAATTCCCGACTCGAGTTCTAGTGGCTGTAtttgtatatatgtacaactgtGATGCACCTAttgatttttaaccctttgcaatccaattttagattcagggttttctaggaggctttctctttctgccattttacaatggggtcatctgctggctagagccagtactgcagtatgtgacatgctggagaggcccatgacaacagagcggccggcaatatacagtaagaataccctgccggacgtcctccgacatcggagctgtaaggcttcaatcagaatgttggaagacgtcagaaaTTGGGAAAGGTTAAGACTGTAATGGGGAAAGAGACTGAGTGGGAGAGCAGGACAGATAATTACTGCCGGACAGATGCCATTGGGGCATGTGATGTGGCACGTAGGGAAGGGTATTTTCCTTTAGTAATGGCAGCTCTCGGAAGGGCATGAGTTTTCAAGTAGTTGTCTGTAAGAGAACGGCTGTCTGGCAGACCTCCTCTGATGTGCACAATATGGCTGCCTGGGCATCGTCATCACAGGGTTACCCAGCTCCTCTCCCCGCAGTGGTGCCAGCCTGTAGAAGCCAACACAGCATCCCATCCattctaatattttttttaaatccgctTTTCCTGCAGGCTCGCATGGAGCGTGATCTGAGTGCCAAGAAGATGTATCAGGATGAGGAAATGCCGGACTCCGGGGCTGGTAGTGAATATAATCGCAAGCTGAAAGATGAGGCCAGACGGAGGAAGTATGGGATTATTCTGAAAGAGTTCAAGATTGAAGACCAGCCCTGGGTGCTAAAGGTTAATGGCAAAGCCGGGCGCAAGTGAGTGGCATGGACACTGGCATAGGAAGCCGAAGgcttgagtgtgtgtgtgtgtgtgtgtatatatatatatatatgtgtgtgtgtgtgtgtatgtgtgtgtctctctctacctaaaactaaacctctctaaaactgacttactggtatttccaccctccactaaccgccctcatcctaatatctccatctcagtgtgtggcgccaccataactcctagacaacatgcccgctgccttggggtcatatttgactctgatctctcttttgccccctacatccaatctctggcccgaacatgtcagctgcacctcaagaacatcgcaagaatccgctcttttctcactgtggacacgctaaaaacgcttactgttgccctcatccactcccggctcgattattgcaactcgttgctgatcggcctcccctgcaccagactctaccctctccaatccatcctgaatgcggcagccaggctcatcttcctgtccagccgctactcggacgcctctgccctgtgccggtcactgcactggctgcccgtcaaatacagaatacaatttaaactcgccaccttcatccacaaagccctccacagtgcagcgcccccctatatcgcctccctcatctcaatccatcacccagcccgggctctccgctctgctaacgaaaccagattgagcgcccctttaattcgaacttctcattcccgcctccaagacttctccagagcagcaccggtcctctggaacgcactaccaaaggctacctgagcaatccaggactcgcagaacttcaggcgtgctctaaaaacacacctcttcagggacgcataccgaattccctaaacaaacctctctgtactccgcctgataacatgctccctgacctactgactgcaatccctgctagccatcataaaccgctcctgcggtcataccgtttctgtcgtcacacggctaaatgtctgaccattgtctgtgtatagcatccctcactctccacctcgccatacctgcacatctccagcccctttaccttctgtatcaccccattacttgtagtatgtaagctcgttggagcaggacccgcacccctattgtttccatcaactgattactatgtaaccgtggttctgtaatgtttgtacttttgtctttctgtattccccctgtctatgtaagcgctgcggaatatgttggcgctatacaaataaagtttattatataATATCGTCTCTTCTAACAGGTTTAGAGGTGTGAAGAAAGGTGGAGTGACGGAGAACGCGTCTTACTTCATCTTCACCCAGTGTCCAGATGGAGCATTCGAAGCATTTCCAGTTTCCAACTGGTACAATTTCACTCCAGTGGCCAAACACCGGACCCTGACCGCAGAAGAGGCCGAGCAAGAATGGGACAGGTGAGGAGATGGGCAGTGCAAGCTGCATCCTCTATAGAGAAGACTTCACCCATCCTTCTTCTAGGTTccctctctttaaccctttccaatccactgtctgacgtctaaagacattctgattgaaggctgtacagctccgatgtcagaatacatccggcagggtattcttactgtagaatactggcctctccagcatgtcccatactgcagtactggctctagccagcagatggcgccattgtgaaatggcagaaagagaaagccccctaggaaaccctgaatcccaaattggattgcaaagggttaaaatctatTCACTGTAATCAGCCATTTCTGAGGATGACTGTAGTGTTCATTTGTAGAATCTCTAACAAGAGCATTACAGATAAAGCCTTTCGTGATATCGGCCACTCCTCTTttataaccttttcatttttctgtaGGCGAAACAAAATCCTCAACCACTTCATCATCATGCAGCAGCGTCGTCTGAAGGACCAAGGGCTGGACGACGACGATGAGGAAGGGGGCAGCAAGCAGGACAAGGGTGGGAAGagtaagaaaaagaagaaaagtgacctGAAGATCCATGACCTTGAGGATGACCTTGAGATGAGTTCCAGTGAGAGCGAGGAGAGTGGAGAAGATGGTGAGAGGCCGTGACGGAGGGATAAGTCAGTCCTGGGGTGCGGAGGGTTCCTTTCAGACACACAATGCTGCTGATAAGGAGCAGAGTTTCCTCCGATGGTGATATAGTCCGTTTTAAGGTTCAGAAGATGTATTTGTATATAACAATTGTATGTTTGGTAATTCCCATCGCTTGTCGCTCCTCATTTCCCTTCTAACGAGTAGCAGACGCCTCTTTACACGAGGGGATATAATGCTGACAAACAATCTTTAGGCCATTATAAAAGATTCAATGACCAATGAGCAGATTCTTGCTGATCACTGATTGGGCACATTCACTCAAACAATATTCAACCATGTAATAGGCCCTTATAGGGGTTTCCATGGATGCTTTCTTCCTGAAATAGCGCCACACTGGTCAACGGGTTATATGTGGTATTGCACcttagtcccattcactttaattgaTGCTGTATCCACAATACCATGCCAggcccactgcacaatgtatacaGATATGTTTCCTGCCTTGTACTCCTGATGTTCCAAGCAGCAAACCCCCgatcctatcctcaggattggttagcaatttttttttttctgatttgcaAAACCTCTTTATAAGGGGTTGTCATACTTCtggttgttttgctgcaggaaacagaccgcttcatatatggtgtagtgactagagatgagcgagcctactcggccacgcccccttttcgcccgagcgccgcgattttcgagtacttccgtactcgggtgaaaagattcggggggtgccgtgggtgagttgcagcggggagtgggggggagagagagggctccccgctgctaccccccgctccgccacggcgccccccgaatcttttcacccgagtacggaagtactcgaaaatcgcggtgctcgatcgagtaattactcgaaacgagtaggttcgctcatctctagtactgacccgtTTAGGACTGCAGGTTGAgcctcattaatttcaatagggctcagcctgcagtaccattctGGGCCACTGTGTAATGTATGCAGCTGTtggtttcctgcagcaaaattgCTAAAAGAGATCCGGATCATACCACTGCTTTTTTCCCAGCCTTCTAGGATTGTGCAGTGAACCATATCCATAGTCTGGTTTTGTGTTCATACGGGATCATGTCATACCCAGCGCAGCCCTGTTAGTGCCAGCTGTCACTTAAAtggaaaataagtttaaaaattatttatttttttttaaatgcaccaaTCGGGTTCTAAATAATAATACGCCCTCGCCAATGATGTTCAAAGCCCTGCGGTGCcgtgactgactggggcatgtcataTCAAAATAACTGCTGCACCATGATGGAAAAATACATTACTTAGAGTTTTTAATGTGAATgtgaaaaatagtatttttaCTTTAAGGCCAAAACTGCAGCTACTATTCAGTAAAATTAAATGCTTATTTGTAAAATGACTCTAATAACTTAAAAAATGGTTGCTGCCGTCTGAGCAGGACATGCACAATGTGTTGTAGTTATTACACCCCAGGGCACTCAATTAATGGTCATCCAGTGTGAGAAGCGGAGAGATGAGCAGCACCGTTTCATTTATTGCCATCATGCTTCTGTTCCAGGAGAAAGTCGACGTAAAGCACAAAAGAAGGCGACTCAaggcaagaagaagaagaagaaatctCATTCTGACGATGAGGCCATAGAGGACAGCGACGATGGAGACTTTGAGGGGCAGGAGGTGGATTATATGTCTGATGAGAGCAGGTAATGGACCCCTGTGCAGGAGATGCTGGCAGAACTTGagccgatgatgatgatgactccTTCCGTCTTTTCTTTGTAGCTCAGATGAGGAACTTCCTGGGAAACCGAAACCTGTGAAGGAGGAAGATCTTCCAAAAGGTAAGAAATACTGGAGTGATCTGTGAAGAAGACGTCCGGCTTTATGTTCTCCCCAAACAGCAACCCATGGTTATGTAACTTTGCCCATCCTGTAAATCTGGTGCCCTCATGCCAGCTCATCAGGGTAAGGCTATGAAAAGAAGTGGTATAAATAGAATAGTATAGTTGCTGTGGGCATCTTGTATGTTCTATGTCCTCCCACTGCATCGGACACTTTGCTGTTGCTGAGACAAGTCAACCATGAAGTTCCAACTCCCATATGTGTGGTTTGTTGTAGGCATTGATGAAGAAAGTGAGAGCAGCGAGGAGAGTGAAGAGGAGAAggtagaggaagaggaggaggaagagaaaaaaacaccCACACCGCAGGagcggaagaagaagagaggtgaGTCAGGTTTGTGCCAACCATTTCATGTCTCCCTGTCGGACCTGGCAGTGGGTAGAAAGGTCATTGCTCCGTGCTTTCtccctgcagacagcagtgacgaGTCGGAGACATCGGAGGACAGTGACATAGACGGAGAAGCTTCCTCTGCTCTTTTCATGCAGGTAATGGAATATAAGTGGCCGAACATCTTAATAAGCCCGACTATATGGTGGAATCTCGAACTGTGTGTTATCTCCTTGTAGAAGAAGAAGACCCCTCCAAAGAAGGATAAAAAAGGAGGGTCCAACAGCAGCTCACGCGCCAATAGCAGACCTGGTACCCCCTCTCCTGATTCTGGGAACACGTCTAACACTCTGAGGGCCGCAGCCAATAAACTGGAGCAAGGTGCGCTGGTAGAAGGACGGATCTCCTCCATCTGTTTCCACAAGTTCAGCGTTTACATggtttttggtcttctttcaGGTAAACGTGGCGCTGCCAATCACACGCCCGCCGCAAAACGTTTGAAGATGGATTCTGGACCTCAAAATACATCAGGAAAATCCACCCCACAGCCGCAGTCTGGAAAGTCCACACCCAGCAGTGGGTAAGTGCCTCTTACATGACCATTCACGAGGGAGCTCCATGTACATCACAGCCAAATTACATCATGTCCCCTGAAGCTGGTATAACGGATGAGCTCTCCTCTTATAACGCATGAGGCCGTCCTAGAGGAACATCCGCCGCTTATAATACCCCTCTATGCGTTAGAGGCTCTGACTATTTCAAGCTGTCTATTATATCTTCCACTGGGGGTCTTAGGACCCAAATGACCTGCGAAGGGTTGCAGGTTACTTGCAGTGCAGCCATATGTGGTAGAATAACTATATCGTAGGAAAGGGGATCAGCTGCAGATGCCTATAAAGGCACCAGTTAGGGGCCGGCAGGTCATCTTATGTAATCTGCATTAGGTGCTTCAGGTGGCTTCTTAAATTCTTGTAGACCCTCGAGTGCCTCCATCTTGGGGCAtcatgtggggggaaaaaaagaaaattatatatatttatatttatttctttCTCACAGGGACATTCAGTTGACTGAAGAAGCGGTTAGAAGGTATCTGACCCGCAAACCAATGACGACCAAGGACTTACTGAAAAAATTCCAAACTAAGAAGACCGGCCTCAGCAGCGAGCAGACGGTGAACGTGCTCGCCCAGATCCTGAAGAGACTCAACCCCGACCGCAAGACAATACATGACAAAATGCACTTCTACCTAAAAGAATGACCCTGGGGAGGTGGCTGCACATACTGCAGGACTGACACAGCACCCCCTTCAGGTTCTGTGGTGGAAGTACAGAGGATGTGCGAGTGGCTTTAGATTGTGTGACATTTAGTATTTGTGGTTATTGTTTTTGTTTATTACTTCCATGAACGACTAATATTAAAAGGAGATCTTTTTAAGCATTTTCTGTGTTGCAGCCCGATCACATCATGGTCCTCAGCGCCAGCTGCTCACTATGTGGGCAGTGCCCAGATGTAACTGGCCGCTGTGCTGTCTGAATATTTCACATATCTGAACAATAGCCCAATTCCTTCTATCTCTGGAATTCATCGATGTCAGAGGCTTAAAATGTTGTATATTCGGacttctgcctcttaaagggaacaCTTAAATCACATCGGATCTCAACGAATGAAAGGCAAGTGATCTGTGAAGAGAACGGAGCGCCAGTGGTGGATCGGACAATTCAGGGGTTTGCTGGGTGGTGATTGGCCTGAGTTACTGAAAATCACTACAGATAGCCCGActtacgaacaggttccgttccagtgGGCTGTTCGTATGTCCAACAAATGCACATTCAAGTAATATAGTTGTTGGTGTAAGAATAGTAACTAAAATAAGATCTTGCCTTGATAAGGTGACACAGCCGGTGTACGTGGACTGGCGAGTTACTGACTGGAAGTGGAGGAGGCGGTGGGCGATGGTGGAGCATCAGAGATGGGAGATGATGGTGCATCAACAACAg
The nucleotide sequence above comes from Eleutherodactylus coqui strain aEleCoq1 chromosome 2, aEleCoq1.hap1, whole genome shotgun sequence. Encoded proteins:
- the GTF2F1 gene encoding general transcription factor IIF subunit 1 isoform X1, whose amino-acid sequence is MTSLGGSSQSAGGQSVTEYVVRVPRNPSKRYNLMAFNAADKVDFCTWNQARMERDLSAKKMYQDEEMPDSGAGSEYNRKLKDEARRRKYGIILKEFKIEDQPWVLKVNGKAGRKFRGVKKGGVTENASYFIFTQCPDGAFEAFPVSNWYNFTPVAKHRTLTAEEAEQEWDRRNKILNHFIIMQQRRLKDQGLDDDDEEGGSKQDKGGKSKKKKKSDLKIHDLEDDLEMSSSESEESGEDGESRRKAQKKATQGKKKKKKSHSDDEAIEDSDDGDFEGQEVDYMSDESSSDEELPGKPKPVKEEDLPKGIDEESESSEESEEEKVEEEEEEEKKTPTPQERKKKRGESDSSDESETSEDSDIDGEASSALFMQKKKTPPKKDKKGGSNSSSRANSRPGTPSPDSGNTSNTLRAAANKLEQGKRGAANHTPAAKRLKMDSGPQNTSGKSTPQPQSGKSTPSSGDIQLTEEAVRRYLTRKPMTTKDLLKKFQTKKTGLSSEQTVNVLAQILKRLNPDRKTIHDKMHFYLKE
- the GTF2F1 gene encoding general transcription factor IIF subunit 1 isoform X2; its protein translation is MTSLGGSSQSAGGQSVTEYVVRVPRNPSKRYNLMAFNAADKVDFCTWNQARMERDLSAKKMYQDEEMPDSGAGSEYNRKLKDEARRRKYGIILKEFKIEDQPWVLKVNGKAGRKFRGVKKGGVTENASYFIFTQCPDGAFEAFPVSNWYNFTPVAKHRTLTAEEAEQEWDRRNKILNHFIIMQQRRLKDQGLDDDDEEGGSKQDKGGKSKKKKKSDLKIHDLEDDLEMSSSESEESGEDGESRRKAQKKATQGKKKKKKSHSDDEAIEDSDDGDFEGQEVDYMSDESSSDEELPGKPKPVKEEDLPKGIDEESESSEESEEEKVEEEEEEEKKTPTPQERKKKRDSSDESETSEDSDIDGEASSALFMQKKKTPPKKDKKGGSNSSSRANSRPGTPSPDSGNTSNTLRAAANKLEQGKRGAANHTPAAKRLKMDSGPQNTSGKSTPQPQSGKSTPSSGDIQLTEEAVRRYLTRKPMTTKDLLKKFQTKKTGLSSEQTVNVLAQILKRLNPDRKTIHDKMHFYLKE